One genomic region from Natrinema caseinilyticum encodes:
- the nth gene encoding endonuclease III: MGTPLETPVDQAEEIVSRLEDAYPDSTISLRYSNRLELLIAVILSAQCTDERVNEETKHLFETYRSPEDYANAPQDELAEALNSITYYNNKAKYIRSACETIVEEHDGEVPDTMDELTDLSGVGRKTANVVLQHGHDIVEGVVVDTHVQRLSRRLGLTEEERPERIEPELMEIVPESDWQQFTHLCIDHGRAVCTARNPDCSECILADICPSERGDSEIDLASGEPW, from the coding sequence ATGGGAACTCCCCTCGAGACCCCCGTCGACCAGGCCGAGGAGATCGTCAGCCGACTCGAGGACGCGTACCCGGATTCGACGATCTCGCTTCGGTACTCGAACCGACTCGAGTTACTGATCGCGGTTATCCTTTCGGCACAGTGTACGGACGAGCGGGTCAACGAGGAGACGAAACACCTGTTCGAGACGTACCGGAGTCCGGAGGACTACGCGAACGCGCCCCAGGACGAACTCGCGGAGGCCCTGAATTCGATCACGTACTACAACAACAAGGCGAAGTACATCCGAAGCGCCTGCGAAACGATCGTCGAGGAACACGACGGCGAAGTCCCGGATACGATGGACGAATTGACCGACCTCTCGGGCGTCGGCCGAAAGACCGCGAACGTCGTGTTGCAGCACGGACACGACATCGTCGAGGGCGTGGTCGTCGATACGCACGTTCAGCGCCTCTCGCGGCGATTGGGACTGACCGAGGAGGAACGGCCCGAACGCATCGAACCGGAACTGATGGAGATCGTCCCCGAATCCGACTGGCAACAGTTTACCCACCTCTGTATCGATCACGGTCGTGCGGTCTGTACGGCGCGAAATCCGGACTGTTCCGAGTGCATTCTCGCGGACATCTGTCCATCGGAGCGCGGCGACAGCGAGATCGACCTCGCGTCCGGCGAGCCCTGGTAA
- a CDS encoding DUF7541 family protein, which translates to MADHSIQAEPDRTDPARPWHVLVALGFAGSEVGIVVDAVPVAVVGLVLFAASVAGILRDADYVDDPVALAGGFGAAFVAVGAVLVAHGTGTVPVGVLEPLSGLASRGVALVVAGFLTIGGAVAVRSRKP; encoded by the coding sequence ATGGCGGATCACTCGATCCAGGCCGAACCCGATCGGACCGACCCCGCACGGCCGTGGCACGTCCTCGTGGCCCTCGGATTCGCCGGCTCGGAAGTGGGCATCGTCGTCGACGCGGTCCCCGTCGCCGTCGTCGGACTGGTCCTGTTCGCCGCGAGCGTCGCCGGCATCCTCCGGGACGCTGACTACGTCGACGATCCGGTGGCACTCGCGGGCGGGTTCGGCGCGGCGTTCGTCGCCGTCGGCGCAGTGCTGGTCGCCCACGGAACCGGGACGGTTCCGGTCGGGGTCCTCGAGCCACTCTCCGGATTGGCGAGTCGCGGCGTCGCGCTCGTCGTGGCCGGCTTCCTGACGATCGGTGGCGCCGTGGCCGTGCGCTCTCGGAAGCCCTAG
- a CDS encoding M28 family peptidase, producing the protein MTDWIGPVFESDVGWTHLERLVDVGNRMAGSEGEREAAELTRDALTDVGARNARLESFDIQGWTRDESAIGAGDTTQDCIALPRSPSGRVDARLIDLGYGLPEDFAATDVEDAIVMVRSDVPAYSDRYIHRREKYHHAVEGGAAGFLYRNHVEGCLPPTGSVGWKEDPIGPIPALGVSSEVGARLARRFDGQSISVSVEADINPARSQNVRAELGPDTDERVLVTSHVDAHDISEGAMDNGAGTAMVVELANALADREDELETRVEFVAFGAEEVGLVGSTRYAERADREAIKAVVNNDGVVRDRTLSIVTHGFDALEETATTVADRYDHPIETVPRVGPHSDHWSFAKWGVPGCHVKSMSDDAGRGWGHTFADTIEKLEPRTLSEQAVLLSAYVVELARDEVTVEHREPAAIAADLESQGLAEGMRITGDWPYDG; encoded by the coding sequence ATGACCGACTGGATCGGACCCGTGTTCGAGAGCGACGTCGGCTGGACCCACCTCGAGCGTCTGGTCGACGTGGGAAACCGGATGGCCGGCAGCGAGGGGGAACGCGAGGCCGCGGAACTGACCCGAGACGCGCTCACCGACGTCGGCGCGCGAAACGCTCGCCTCGAGTCGTTCGACATTCAGGGGTGGACGCGCGACGAGAGCGCGATCGGGGCCGGCGACACGACCCAGGACTGCATCGCCCTGCCGCGCAGTCCCTCCGGCCGCGTCGATGCGCGACTGATCGATCTCGGCTACGGCCTGCCCGAAGACTTCGCAGCGACCGACGTCGAAGACGCCATCGTGATGGTTCGCAGCGACGTGCCCGCCTACTCCGACCGGTATATCCACCGGCGGGAGAAATACCACCACGCCGTCGAGGGCGGCGCGGCGGGCTTTCTCTATCGAAATCACGTCGAGGGGTGTCTCCCGCCGACCGGCAGCGTCGGCTGGAAAGAAGACCCCATCGGCCCGATCCCCGCCCTCGGCGTCTCGAGCGAGGTCGGTGCCCGGTTGGCTCGCCGGTTCGACGGCCAATCGATCTCGGTCTCCGTCGAAGCGGATATCAACCCGGCCCGGAGTCAGAACGTCCGGGCCGAACTCGGGCCCGACACGGACGAACGCGTCCTCGTGACGAGTCACGTCGACGCCCACGACATCTCGGAGGGCGCCATGGACAACGGAGCGGGAACCGCGATGGTGGTCGAACTGGCGAACGCGCTCGCGGATCGCGAGGACGAACTCGAGACCCGCGTCGAATTCGTCGCGTTCGGCGCCGAAGAGGTCGGACTCGTCGGATCCACGCGGTACGCGGAGCGCGCCGACCGCGAGGCGATCAAGGCGGTGGTCAACAACGACGGTGTCGTCCGCGATCGAACGCTGTCGATCGTCACGCACGGATTCGATGCGCTCGAGGAGACCGCGACTACCGTCGCGGACCGCTACGATCACCCGATCGAGACGGTGCCGCGCGTCGGTCCCCACAGCGACCACTGGTCGTTTGCCAAATGGGGAGTCCCCGGCTGTCACGTCAAATCGATGTCGGACGACGCCGGCCGCGGCTGGGGCCACACCTTCGCGGACACCATCGAGAAACTCGAGCCCCGAACGCTGTCTGAACAGGCCGTCCTTCTTTCCGCCTACGTCGTCGAACTCGCCCGCGACGAGGTGACGGTCGAACACAGGGAGCCCGCAGCTATCGCCGCCGACCTCGAGTCGCAGGGCCTCGCAGAGGGGATGCGGATCACTGGCGACTGGCCCTACGACGGGTGA
- a CDS encoding polyprenyl synthetase family protein: MRETLADWRPAIDEEIATLIPRDIDADYLESFFGPPTYAYDPHGIQNALAVPLWDLLDRGGKRWRAVLFLVFVEGFGEDPAEYLPYACIPEILHNGTIIVDDVEDGATIRRGEPALHRVYGRDVALNAGNAMYFLPLKILTRDPANLPAEQRLAAYEMLMHELNRTHLGQGMDICWHNEREVRIGTEEYLEMCACKTGCLGRIVARLAAIITGQPPEVEQAVADYAELTAVAFQIGDDILDVEHSLGRAGEFGKEFGNDIREGKKTLLVIHALRESDPDGARRLQEILESDDNTDDEIRAALEILEDAGSIDYARERALELAAEARAAIDGLDFDDETTRKLEEFTEFVIERDE, translated from the coding sequence ATGCGGGAGACGCTTGCCGACTGGCGGCCGGCGATCGACGAGGAGATCGCCACCCTGATTCCACGCGATATCGACGCCGATTACCTCGAGTCCTTCTTTGGTCCCCCGACGTACGCGTACGATCCGCACGGTATCCAGAACGCCTTAGCGGTGCCACTGTGGGACCTGCTCGACCGCGGCGGGAAGCGGTGGCGTGCGGTACTCTTCCTCGTGTTCGTCGAAGGCTTCGGCGAGGACCCGGCCGAGTACCTGCCGTACGCGTGTATTCCAGAGATCCTGCACAACGGGACGATCATCGTCGACGACGTCGAGGACGGCGCCACGATTCGACGCGGCGAACCAGCACTGCACCGCGTCTACGGTCGCGACGTCGCACTGAACGCCGGCAACGCGATGTACTTTTTGCCGCTGAAGATCCTCACGCGGGATCCGGCAAACCTCCCGGCAGAACAGCGATTGGCCGCCTACGAGATGCTGATGCACGAACTCAACCGGACGCACCTCGGTCAGGGGATGGATATCTGCTGGCACAACGAACGCGAGGTCCGGATCGGTACGGAAGAGTACCTCGAAATGTGCGCGTGCAAGACCGGCTGTCTCGGCCGGATCGTCGCTCGATTGGCCGCGATAATCACCGGCCAGCCACCCGAGGTAGAACAGGCGGTCGCCGACTACGCTGAACTGACCGCGGTCGCGTTCCAGATCGGCGACGACATCCTGGACGTCGAGCACTCGCTCGGTCGGGCCGGCGAGTTCGGCAAGGAGTTCGGAAACGACATTCGGGAGGGCAAGAAGACGCTGCTCGTGATTCACGCACTCCGAGAAAGCGACCCCGACGGCGCTCGACGCCTCCAGGAAATCCTCGAGTCCGACGACAACACCGACGACGAGATCAGAGCCGCCCTCGAAATACTCGAGGACGCCGGCAGCATCGATTACGCCCGCGAACGCGCGCTCGAGTTGGCCGCCGAGGCTCGAGCGGCGATCGACGGCCTGGATTTCGACGACGAGACGACTCGCAAACTCGAGGAATTCACCGAGTTCGTCATCGAACGCGACGAGTAG
- a CDS encoding DUF6684 family protein codes for MSRPAFDAEVALDLAVNLIPFAIIAFFVLVFAVFNPWGFDPLQSTVQFTILLATMLLLAVVTLIAARAIETDDRTQQEVTEY; via the coding sequence ATGAGCCGACCAGCGTTCGACGCGGAAGTCGCACTCGATCTCGCGGTCAACCTGATCCCGTTCGCGATCATCGCGTTTTTCGTCCTCGTCTTCGCGGTGTTCAACCCGTGGGGGTTCGATCCGCTTCAGTCGACCGTCCAGTTCACCATTCTCCTGGCGACGATGCTTCTCCTCGCGGTCGTGACCCTCATCGCGGCCAGGGCGATCGAGACGGACGATCGCACGCAACAGGAAGTAACTGAGTACTGA
- a CDS encoding DUF2270 domain-containing protein — protein sequence MTEPDPEEFDSTGSEERNVAAAAAADREEFLSLMPHYYRGEVSKQGNRLSRLDLTTDWAIVTVTAVLALAFQGGDASAYMLLIGLVGVSLFLVFDVRRYRAYDATRARVRLLEENLFANAFQPNGTSLEDWRGELSDDLRNPTIKVSYREALSRRLRRIYYPLFVLLGVAWLFRISLYEPGEVWTQTASIPGVPGEVVIVAVAAFYLAVTVFTFKSGRRKAKGEFHGEEPGSWK from the coding sequence GTGACGGAACCAGACCCCGAAGAGTTCGATTCGACGGGCTCCGAGGAGCGAAACGTCGCGGCCGCCGCCGCGGCCGACCGCGAGGAATTCCTCTCGCTGATGCCCCATTACTACCGTGGCGAGGTATCGAAGCAGGGAAACCGCCTTTCGCGACTCGATCTCACGACCGACTGGGCGATCGTCACCGTCACGGCCGTCCTCGCGCTCGCCTTCCAGGGGGGTGACGCCTCCGCGTACATGCTGTTGATCGGCCTCGTTGGCGTCTCCTTGTTTCTCGTGTTCGACGTTCGGCGCTACCGGGCGTACGACGCGACCCGGGCACGGGTTCGCCTCCTGGAGGAGAACCTGTTCGCTAACGCCTTCCAACCGAACGGCACGTCGCTCGAGGACTGGCGCGGCGAACTCAGCGACGACCTCCGGAACCCGACGATCAAGGTATCCTACAGGGAGGCCCTCTCACGCCGATTGCGACGGATCTATTATCCCCTCTTCGTGCTTCTCGGGGTCGCGTGGCTGTTTCGGATCTCGCTCTACGAGCCCGGTGAGGTGTGGACACAAACCGCCTCCATCCCCGGCGTCCCGGGCGAAGTCGTAATCGTCGCCGTCGCCGCGTTCTATCTCGCCGTGACCGTGTTCACGTTCAAATCGGGCCGGCGGAAAGCGAAAGGCGAGTTCCACGGCGAGGAGCCCGGCAGTTGGAAATGA
- a CDS encoding NAD(+)/NADH kinase — protein MDAAWSAGEDPVVGIVDSEGDGRDAAEIAESLDAASVDDARIVRGSRETVLAAEPSVLVAVGDASLAAAARAGVETPILPVGPVTGIESIDRDRVPDALAAALDGRAVRRARPVLDVALETRSEREGLSDAHDASSRERALFDVTLVTDEPARISEYGVHGTDATVATFRADGVVVATPAGSNGYASAVGAPRLSAAVDAIAVAPIGPFVTQTRRWVLPDDDLALTVERDEGDVTLVVDGRPVGSVTVDSRIAVAATEPLQTLVVPDEQLADR, from the coding sequence ATGGATGCCGCGTGGAGCGCGGGCGAGGATCCCGTCGTCGGTATTGTCGACAGTGAGGGTGACGGACGCGACGCCGCCGAGATAGCCGAATCCCTCGACGCAGCGTCGGTCGACGACGCGAGGATCGTCCGTGGTAGCCGCGAAACCGTCCTCGCGGCCGAACCGTCGGTGCTGGTCGCAGTCGGCGACGCGTCACTGGCGGCGGCGGCCCGTGCTGGCGTCGAAACGCCGATTCTCCCGGTGGGACCCGTCACTGGCATCGAGTCGATCGATCGCGACCGGGTTCCCGATGCGCTCGCGGCTGCGCTCGACGGACGCGCCGTTCGTCGCGCGCGGCCCGTTCTCGACGTCGCGCTCGAGACTCGCTCGGAACGCGAGGGCCTGTCCGACGCACACGACGCGAGCAGCCGCGAACGCGCGCTCTTCGACGTGACGCTCGTCACCGACGAACCCGCCCGGATCTCGGAATACGGCGTCCACGGTACGGATGCGACCGTCGCGACCTTTCGCGCTGACGGCGTCGTGGTGGCGACTCCCGCCGGAAGCAACGGCTACGCGAGCGCCGTCGGGGCACCCCGCCTCTCGGCGGCAGTCGACGCGATCGCGGTCGCCCCGATCGGCCCCTTCGTCACCCAGACCCGGCGATGGGTGCTCCCCGACGACGATCTCGCCCTGACGGTCGAGCGCGACGAGGGGGACGTCACCCTCGTCGTCGACGGCCGACCGGTCGGGTCGGTCACCGTCGATTCGCGAATCGCCGTCGCTGCGACCGAACCGCTCCAGACGCTGGTCGTTCCGGACGAGCAACTGGCGGACCGATAG
- the mvaD gene encoding phosphomevalonate decarboxylase MvaD produces the protein MKATAMAHPIQGLVKYHGMRDEIERYPYHDSISVCTAPSHTRTTVEFSMDHDDDTYVVDGEELEGRAFERVDAVVEKARSLSDAAHTVYPVRLESENSFPSNVGLGSSSSGFAAAAMALAEAAELDASKQEISTIARVGSASAARAVTGAFSQLHTGLNDEDCRSRRIPSTLHEDLRIIVGLVPYHKETEDAHREAADSHMFQARNAHIHDQIVEMRDALRTDDFERVFELAEHDSLSLAATTMTGPSGWVYWQPATLAIFNRVRELREEEDIPVYFSTDTGASVYVNTTEEYAEEVEEEISDCGVSTTTWSVGGPARLLEEDDHLF, from the coding sequence ATGAAAGCTACGGCCATGGCCCACCCCATCCAGGGGCTGGTCAAGTATCACGGGATGCGCGACGAGATCGAGCGGTACCCGTATCACGACAGCATCAGCGTCTGCACTGCACCCAGTCACACCCGGACGACGGTCGAGTTCTCGATGGATCACGACGACGACACGTACGTCGTCGACGGCGAGGAACTCGAAGGGCGCGCGTTCGAACGGGTCGATGCCGTCGTCGAGAAGGCACGTTCGCTGTCCGATGCGGCCCACACGGTGTATCCGGTCCGCCTCGAGAGCGAGAACAGTTTCCCCTCGAACGTCGGGCTCGGCTCTTCCTCGTCGGGATTCGCGGCGGCGGCGATGGCCCTGGCCGAAGCGGCGGAACTGGACGCATCGAAACAAGAAATTTCGACAATCGCCCGCGTCGGGTCGGCCTCGGCCGCCCGTGCGGTCACCGGCGCGTTCTCCCAGCTTCACACCGGCTTGAACGACGAGGACTGTCGCTCCCGTCGAATTCCGTCCACTCTCCACGAGGATCTCAGGATCATCGTCGGTCTCGTCCCGTACCACAAGGAAACCGAGGACGCACACCGCGAGGCCGCCGATAGCCACATGTTCCAGGCGCGCAACGCGCACATCCACGACCAGATCGTTGAGATGCGTGACGCGTTACGCACCGACGATTTCGAACGCGTGTTCGAACTCGCAGAACACGACTCGTTATCGCTGGCCGCGACGACGATGACCGGACCGTCGGGATGGGTTTACTGGCAACCGGCTACCCTCGCGATCTTCAACCGCGTCCGTGAACTCCGCGAGGAAGAGGACATCCCGGTCTACTTCTCGACCGATACCGGCGCTAGCGTCTACGTCAACACTACCGAGGAATACGCCGAGGAAGTCGAGGAAGAGATCTCGGACTGCGGCGTCTCCACGACGACCTGGAGCGTCGGCGGCCCCGCTCGCCTGCTCGAGGAGGACGACCACCTCTTCTGA
- a CDS encoding acetolactate synthase large subunit yields MQTASDLLVECLEAEGVDRVFGVPGEEIEDFLFSLRDSSIRFVPTRHEQGAAFMADVHGRLTGDAGVCCSTLGPGATNLMTGVADAQLDKSPVVAITGQGGRERLHKESHQALDVVDIFEPIVAWNTQITDPEIVPESVRKAFKLAEYEKPGATHLEFPEDVAAESVGGGPIETHSPVRRPDPDDESAERAARLLESAERPIILAGNGAVRTRTSETIRAFVDRVGVPVVETYMGKGSISDREPASLMTLDSGPDGEAARAIERADCVVAVGYDIAEHDPEGWNADLEKTIIHVDYEPAEVYRHYNPDVEIVADVGAAIAAIDDHLPGGACSLWCDDLHDRLLESVTEPPSEADPIGVRNALPLLREAMADSDVLVSDVGSHKMAIAQSFPTFEPNTCVISNGLASMGIAVPGALAADLAVDANVVAGTGDGGFLMNAAELETASRLDCGFTTVVFTDDDYGLISEKQDAHRGEHTGTELTNPDLVTFAESFGIEASRPETWGDLEAAFEAAVPSEELALIEVRLEG; encoded by the coding sequence ATGCAAACGGCATCCGACCTGCTCGTCGAGTGTCTCGAGGCGGAGGGCGTCGACCGCGTGTTCGGTGTTCCGGGCGAGGAAATCGAGGATTTCCTCTTCTCACTTCGGGATTCTTCGATCCGGTTCGTACCGACCCGCCACGAACAGGGCGCGGCGTTCATGGCCGACGTCCACGGCCGGTTGACCGGCGACGCGGGCGTCTGTTGCTCGACGCTCGGTCCCGGTGCGACGAACCTCATGACCGGCGTCGCCGACGCCCAACTCGACAAGAGCCCAGTGGTGGCGATCACCGGACAGGGCGGCCGCGAGCGGTTACACAAGGAGAGCCATCAGGCCCTCGACGTGGTCGACATCTTCGAGCCGATCGTCGCGTGGAACACCCAGATTACGGACCCCGAGATCGTCCCGGAGTCGGTTCGCAAGGCGTTCAAACTCGCCGAGTACGAGAAACCGGGCGCGACCCACCTCGAGTTCCCCGAGGACGTCGCGGCCGAGTCGGTCGGTGGCGGCCCCATCGAAACCCACAGCCCGGTCCGACGGCCGGATCCCGACGACGAGTCGGCCGAACGCGCAGCGCGATTGCTCGAGTCGGCGGAGCGGCCGATCATCCTCGCGGGCAACGGCGCGGTCCGAACCCGCACGTCGGAGACCATCCGGGCTTTCGTCGACCGCGTTGGCGTTCCCGTCGTCGAGACGTACATGGGAAAGGGCTCGATCTCGGATCGCGAGCCGGCGTCGCTGATGACCCTCGATTCGGGACCGGACGGCGAGGCCGCGCGCGCCATCGAACGAGCCGACTGCGTCGTCGCCGTCGGCTACGATATCGCGGAACACGATCCGGAGGGCTGGAACGCGGATCTCGAGAAGACGATCATCCACGTCGATTACGAACCCGCCGAGGTCTATCGACACTACAACCCCGACGTGGAAATCGTCGCGGACGTCGGCGCGGCGATCGCCGCCATCGACGATCACCTCCCCGGCGGAGCGTGCTCGCTGTGGTGTGACGACCTGCACGATCGGCTGCTCGAGTCGGTGACGGAGCCGCCATCCGAAGCCGATCCGATCGGCGTCAGGAACGCCCTTCCGCTCTTGCGCGAGGCCATGGCCGACTCGGACGTCCTCGTCTCCGACGTGGGGAGTCACAAGATGGCGATCGCCCAGTCGTTTCCGACGTTCGAGCCGAACACGTGCGTGATTTCGAACGGCCTGGCGAGCATGGGGATCGCCGTTCCGGGAGCCCTCGCGGCCGACCTGGCGGTCGACGCGAACGTGGTCGCCGGAACCGGCGACGGCGGCTTCCTGATGAACGCGGCCGAACTCGAGACCGCGAGCCGACTGGACTGTGGCTTTACCACCGTCGTGTTCACCGACGACGATTACGGACTCATCTCGGAAAAACAAGACGCCCACCGCGGCGAACACACCGGCACCGAGTTGACGAATCCCGACCTGGTGACGTTCGCCGAGAGCTTCGGGATCGAGGCCTCCCGGCCGGAAACGTGGGGCGACCTCGAAGCGGCGTTCGAAGCGGCGGTGCCGTCCGAGGAACTGGCGCTGATCGAGGTCAGACTCGAGGGATAA